The Pseudomonas sp. FP2309 genome has a window encoding:
- a CDS encoding putative RNA methyltransferase: protein MLACPICSAPLNAVDNGVACPAGHRFDRARQGYLNLLPVQHKNSRDPGDNLAMVEARRDFLNAGHYAPVARRLAELAAERAPQRWVDIGCGEGYYTAQIADALPHADGYALDISKEAVKRACKRKPALTWLIASMARVPLADASCQFLASVFSPLDWLEAKRLLSPGGGLMKVGPTSGHLMELRERLYDEVREYTDDKHLALVPEGMSLAHSETLTFTLSLAEPQDRANLLAMTPHGWRASAERRAEVIEAAEPLQVTVSMRYDYFVLQ from the coding sequence ATGCTCGCGTGCCCCATTTGCAGCGCTCCGCTCAATGCGGTGGACAATGGCGTGGCGTGCCCGGCCGGGCACCGCTTCGACCGCGCGCGCCAGGGTTACCTGAACCTGTTGCCGGTGCAGCACAAGAACAGCCGCGATCCGGGTGACAACCTGGCCATGGTCGAGGCGCGCCGCGACTTCCTCAACGCCGGGCACTACGCCCCCGTGGCCAGACGCCTGGCAGAACTGGCGGCCGAGCGCGCGCCGCAGCGCTGGGTCGACATCGGTTGTGGCGAGGGTTACTACACTGCCCAAATAGCCGACGCCCTGCCCCACGCCGACGGCTACGCGCTGGACATCTCCAAGGAAGCGGTCAAGCGCGCCTGCAAGCGCAAGCCGGCGCTGACCTGGTTAATCGCCAGCATGGCCCGCGTACCGTTGGCCGATGCCAGCTGCCAGTTCCTGGCCAGCGTCTTCAGTCCGTTGGACTGGCTGGAGGCCAAGCGCCTGCTCAGCCCTGGCGGCGGCTTGATGAAGGTCGGCCCCACCAGCGGCCATCTGATGGAACTGCGCGAACGCCTGTACGACGAGGTGCGCGAATACACCGACGACAAGCACCTGGCCCTGGTCCCCGAAGGCATGAGCCTGGCCCACAGCGAAACCCTGACGTTCACATTGAGCCTGGCCGAGCCTCAGGACCGTGCCAACCTATTGGCGATGACACCGCACGGCTGGCGCGCCAGCGCCGAACGGCGCGCCGAGGTGATCGAAGCCGCTGAGCCGCTGCAGGTCACCGTATCGATGCGCTACGACTATTTCGTGCTTCAATAA
- a CDS encoding YbaY family lipoprotein translates to MKKIILLGLTALLGACQSMHHTPQASLDGEVFYLQRIALPPNATLSVSLQDVSLMDAPAVTLAEQKGPVKGQVPLPFHLSYDPAQIKPGHRYSVSARIELDGKLLFITTERHAVQLDGQDPHPLRLRVDAVAH, encoded by the coding sequence ATGAAAAAGATCATTCTCCTGGGCCTTACCGCCCTGCTCGGAGCCTGCCAATCCATGCATCACACGCCCCAGGCAAGCCTTGATGGCGAAGTGTTCTACCTGCAACGCATCGCCCTGCCACCGAACGCCACCTTGAGCGTCAGCCTGCAGGACGTATCGCTGATGGACGCGCCGGCCGTGACCCTTGCCGAGCAGAAAGGCCCGGTCAAAGGCCAGGTGCCGCTGCCGTTTCACCTGAGCTACGACCCGGCCCAGATCAAGCCCGGCCATCGTTATTCGGTGAGCGCTCGCATCGAACTGGACGGCAAGCTACTGTTTATCACCACCGAACGGCACGCGGTACAACTCGACGGCCAGGACCCACACCCCCTGCGCTTGCGCGTTGATGCCGTGGCCCACTGA
- a CDS encoding threonine transporter RhtB, whose translation MLATVSALMLLLLAPGPTNTLLFRAGVLFGFRASWKLVPIECLAYVLQVSAWGLALCYLTAISPWALTVTQLAAAAYLLYLSCKLWQRKSSEISQGKDRFSGFYFFCMTVMNPKGVLIVSFIAPANAFTTLQGYLVFMGTLALVVVPVGVAWVLLGSRFEGIQKGWLTPLKINRATSIAIGCFATLMMGRLADSLIG comes from the coding sequence ATGTTGGCCACCGTTTCAGCCCTGATGTTGCTGCTGCTTGCCCCCGGCCCCACCAACACCCTGTTGTTTCGTGCCGGGGTGTTGTTTGGGTTTCGGGCGTCGTGGAAGCTGGTTCCAATAGAATGCCTGGCTTACGTGCTGCAAGTGTCGGCGTGGGGTTTGGCGTTGTGCTATCTGACAGCGATTTCGCCGTGGGCGTTGACGGTGACGCAATTGGCGGCGGCAGCCTACCTGCTGTATCTGTCGTGCAAGCTGTGGCAACGCAAGAGCAGTGAGATCAGCCAGGGCAAGGATCGCTTCAGCGGCTTTTACTTCTTCTGCATGACGGTCATGAACCCCAAAGGGGTGCTGATCGTCTCGTTTATCGCACCGGCCAATGCGTTCACCACGCTGCAAGGCTACCTCGTGTTCATGGGGACGCTGGCGCTGGTGGTGGTGCCGGTCGGGGTTGCCTGGGTGCTGCTGGGAAGTCGCTTTGAAGGGATTCAGAAGGGCTGGCTCACGCCCTTGAAGATCAACCGCGCGACGTCGATCGCCATCGGTTGCTTCGCGACGCTGATGATGGGGCGGCTGGCGGACTCATTGATTGGCTGA
- a CDS encoding DUF4197 domain-containing protein produces MLRNSLRFTALCAGLLLGANAMALDLGSLSQGDASGGLKDALTQGAQIAVKQLGVPGGFSNNPEVKIGLPGKLGKVADKLKMFGMGEQVTQLEDSMNKAAETAVTQAQPILVNAVKNMSVTDAKGILSGGQDSATQYLNKSSREQIRAKFLPIVKAATDKVGVAQQYNALAGKAAAFGAVDAKSANVENYVTEQALDGLFKMIAQQEETIRKNPAAAATSLAKKVFGAL; encoded by the coding sequence ATGCTCCGTAACTCCCTTCGCTTTACCGCCCTGTGTGCCGGCCTGCTGCTCGGCGCCAACGCCATGGCCCTGGACCTTGGCAGCCTGTCCCAGGGCGATGCCAGCGGCGGCCTCAAGGATGCCCTCACCCAAGGCGCACAGATCGCCGTGAAACAACTGGGTGTACCCGGTGGTTTCAGCAATAACCCCGAAGTGAAAATCGGCCTGCCGGGCAAGCTGGGCAAAGTTGCCGACAAGCTGAAAATGTTCGGCATGGGTGAGCAGGTCACGCAGCTGGAAGACAGCATGAACAAAGCCGCGGAAACCGCCGTGACCCAGGCCCAGCCGATTCTGGTGAACGCCGTGAAAAACATGAGCGTGACCGACGCCAAAGGCATCCTCAGCGGCGGCCAGGACTCCGCCACCCAGTACCTGAACAAAAGCAGCCGCGAACAAATTCGCGCCAAGTTCCTGCCGATCGTCAAGGCCGCTACCGACAAAGTCGGCGTAGCCCAGCAATACAACGCCCTGGCCGGCAAAGCCGCAGCCTTCGGTGCAGTAGATGCCAAGAGCGCCAACGTCGAAAACTACGTGACCGAACAGGCGCTGGACGGCTTGTTCAAGATGATTGCGCAGCAGGAAGAAACCATTCGCAAGAACCCGGCGGCGGCGGCCACCAGTTTGGCGAAGAAGGTGTTTGGCGCGCTGTAA
- a CDS encoding cold-shock protein — MATRETGNVKWFNDAKGYGFIQREDGKDVFVHYRAIRGDGHRSLAEGQQVEYAVVSGEKGLQAEDVVAL, encoded by the coding sequence ATGGCAACGCGCGAAACCGGCAATGTGAAGTGGTTCAACGATGCAAAGGGCTATGGCTTTATTCAGCGTGAAGATGGCAAGGATGTGTTTGTGCACTACCGCGCCATTCGGGGCGACGGCCATCGCTCGTTGGCCGAGGGCCAGCAGGTGGAATACGCCGTGGTGAGCGGTGAGAAGGGCTTGCAGGCGGAGGATGTGGTCGCGTTGTAA
- the dapE gene encoding succinyl-diaminopimelate desuccinylase produces MTAHADLSPTLQLAIDLIRRPSVTPIDADCQKLMMQRLGDAGFALEPMRIEDVDNFWATHGKHEGPVLCFAGHTDVVPTGPVQAWQNDPFDALIDENGMLCGRGAADMKGSLAAMLVASERFVADYPDHKGSVAFLITSDEEGPAHHGTKAVIERLAARKERLDWCIVGEPSSTTLVGDVVKNGRRGSLGATLTVRGVQGHVAYPHLAKNPIHLAAPALAELAAEHWDDGNTFFPPTSFQISNLNAGTGATNVIPGDLTAVFNFRFSTESTVEGLQQRVAAILDKHGLDWHVEWALSGLPFLTEPGALLDAVSASIKAITGRETQASTSGGTSDGRFIATLGTQVVELGPVNATIHQVNERILASDLDVLTDIYYQTLIKLLA; encoded by the coding sequence ATGACGGCCCATGCCGACCTTTCGCCGACCCTTCAACTTGCCATCGACTTGATCCGTCGCCCCTCGGTCACGCCGATCGATGCCGATTGCCAGAAGCTGATGATGCAGCGCCTGGGCGACGCTGGTTTTGCGCTGGAGCCGATGCGCATCGAAGACGTGGACAACTTCTGGGCCACCCACGGCAAGCATGAAGGCCCGGTGCTGTGCTTTGCCGGCCACACCGACGTGGTACCGACCGGCCCGGTGCAGGCCTGGCAGAACGACCCGTTCGACGCACTGATCGACGAAAACGGCATGCTCTGCGGGCGTGGCGCCGCCGATATGAAAGGCAGCCTGGCCGCCATGCTGGTGGCGTCGGAGCGTTTCGTTGCCGACTACCCGGACCACAAGGGTTCGGTCGCCTTCCTGATCACCAGCGATGAAGAAGGCCCGGCGCACCACGGCACCAAAGCCGTGATCGAACGCCTGGCCGCACGCAAAGAGCGTCTGGACTGGTGCATCGTCGGTGAACCGTCGAGCACCACGCTGGTGGGTGACGTGGTCAAGAACGGCCGTCGCGGCTCCCTCGGCGCCACGCTGACCGTGCGCGGTGTACAGGGCCACGTGGCCTACCCGCACCTGGCGAAGAACCCGATCCATCTGGCAGCCCCCGCCCTGGCCGAACTGGCTGCCGAACATTGGGACGACGGCAACACGTTCTTCCCACCGACCAGTTTCCAGATCTCCAATCTCAATGCCGGCACTGGCGCCACCAACGTGATTCCCGGTGACCTGACCGCGGTGTTCAATTTCCGTTTCTCCACCGAATCCACCGTCGAAGGCCTGCAACAGCGGGTCGCGGCGATTCTCGACAAACACGGCCTGGACTGGCACGTGGAATGGGCGCTGTCGGGCCTGCCGTTCCTCACCGAACCCGGCGCGCTGCTCGATGCCGTGTCCGCCAGCATCAAGGCGATCACCGGTCGCGAGACCCAAGCGTCCACCAGCGGCGGCACTTCGGACGGTCGTTTCATCGCCACCCTCGGCACCCAGGTGGTCGAACTGGGCCCGGTCAACGCAACGATCCATCAGGTCAACGAGCGCATCCTCGCCAGCGACCTCGACGTGCTGACCGACATCTACTACCAAACCCTGATCAAGTTGCTCGCCTGA
- a CDS encoding AAA family ATPase, whose translation MLKHLKLKNIGPADSMELEFGERLNLITGDNGLGKSFLLDIAWWAMTRKWPAEINPKLSAGKKALPSTAGSDASIDFSFTAKKKEESYTSTFFRKEQIWKGRQGRPANPGLVFYAMADGSFAVWDPARNYWRTQDGMDVQERIPAYVFGSSEVWDGLNGKDGKPLCNGLVMDWGGWQKEKGAAFDSLCAVLEVLSPSSKEGLQPGGFTRLSLDDARDIPTIRMPYGQDVAVLHASAGMRRILALAYLLVWTWEEHQQAAILLGEETTKQVVFLIDEVESHLHPQWQRRIVPALLAVVKTLIGKADVQIITATHSPLIMASVEPLFDSAKDAWFDLDFERKKVVLRARAFEKQGEAARWLTSDAFDLESGRAPEYEALIRRASALIEKDNPSEAAIKKTYQQLLVALSPTDEFLYRWRYVCMKKGWLK comes from the coding sequence ATGCTTAAACATCTGAAACTGAAAAACATCGGCCCTGCGGACAGCATGGAGTTGGAGTTCGGCGAACGTCTGAATCTGATCACTGGAGACAATGGCTTAGGTAAGAGCTTCCTTCTTGATATCGCCTGGTGGGCGATGACGCGAAAGTGGCCAGCAGAAATAAACCCTAAATTGTCAGCAGGTAAAAAGGCACTTCCTTCCACTGCGGGATCTGATGCCAGTATCGACTTCTCCTTCACTGCAAAGAAAAAGGAAGAATCGTACACCAGTACATTTTTTCGCAAAGAGCAAATATGGAAGGGCAGACAGGGGCGTCCGGCTAATCCAGGGCTGGTGTTTTATGCAATGGCGGACGGCAGTTTTGCAGTATGGGACCCGGCACGAAATTACTGGCGTACTCAAGATGGTATGGATGTTCAAGAGCGTATTCCCGCCTATGTATTCGGCTCTTCTGAGGTGTGGGACGGGCTCAACGGTAAAGATGGTAAGCCACTCTGTAATGGCTTGGTCATGGACTGGGGAGGCTGGCAAAAGGAAAAGGGTGCTGCTTTTGACAGCCTCTGCGCAGTACTTGAAGTTTTATCGCCTTCCTCGAAGGAAGGGCTTCAACCCGGCGGGTTCACGCGGCTGAGTCTGGACGACGCTCGAGACATTCCAACGATTCGAATGCCTTATGGTCAAGACGTAGCAGTACTTCATGCTTCCGCAGGTATGCGACGAATTTTGGCGTTGGCCTATTTGTTGGTTTGGACTTGGGAGGAACATCAACAAGCGGCAATACTGCTTGGAGAAGAAACGACAAAGCAAGTAGTTTTCCTGATCGATGAAGTCGAATCCCACTTGCACCCACAATGGCAAAGAAGAATTGTCCCAGCGCTGTTGGCCGTTGTTAAAACATTGATTGGTAAAGCGGACGTCCAGATTATTACGGCGACACATTCACCTTTGATCATGGCCTCTGTCGAACCGCTTTTCGACTCAGCGAAAGATGCTTGGTTCGACCTCGATTTTGAGAGAAAGAAGGTTGTACTACGGGCTCGCGCATTTGAAAAGCAGGGTGAAGCGGCTCGTTGGTTGACCAGTGATGCCTTTGATTTGGAAAGTGGCCGAGCGCCGGAGTATGAGGCGCTTATACGCAGAGCGTCGGCATTGATTGAGAAAGATAATCCCAGCGAGGCGGCGATAAAGAAAACGTATCAGCAGTTACTGGTCGCCTTGAGTCCAACGGACGAATTTTTGTATCGATGGCGCTATGTTTGTATGAAAAAAGGGTGGTTGAAGTGA
- a CDS encoding efflux RND transporter permease subunit: protein MGFNLSEWALRNRQIVLFLMILLAVVGTLSYTKLGQSEDPPFTFKAMVIKTNWPGATAEEVSRQVTERIEKKLMETGEYERIVSFSRPGESQVTFMARDSMHSAKIPELWYQVRKKISDIRQTLPPDIQGPFFNDEFGTTFGNIYALTGDGFDYAVLKDYADRIQIQLQRVPDVGKVELLGLQDEKIWIELSNLKLATLGLPLAAVQQALQEQNAVSTAGFFETPSERVQLRVSGNFKTVEEIRNFPIRVGDRTFRIGDVADIHRGFNDPPAPRMRYMGADAIGLAVAMREGGDILVLGKALEGEFARLQKNLPAGMELRKVSDQPAAVKTGVGEFVQVLAEALAIVLLVSFFSLGVRTGMVVALAIPLVLAMTFATMYYLGIGLHKISLGALVLALGLLVDDAIIAVEMMAIKMEQGYDRLKAASFAWTSTAFPMLTGTLITAAGFLPIATAQSSTGEYTRSIFQVVTIALLASWVAAVVFVPYLGEKLLPDLAKIHAAKHGTDGPDPYGTPFYQRVRRLVEWCVRRRKTVIVLTLLLFIGSVALFRFVPQQFFPASGRLELMVDLKLAEGASLSNTADQVKRLEGLLKGHAGIDNYVAYVGTGSPRFYLPLDQQLPAASFAQFVVLAKTIEERESLRTWLIETLNEQFPDLRSRVTRLENGPPVGYPVQFRVTGEHIEEVRALARKVAAKVRENTHVANVHLDWEEPSKIVYLNIDQDRARALGVSTANLSKFLQSSLTGSSVSQYREDNELIEILLRGTVHERTELSLLPSLAVPTDNGKSVALSQIATLEYGFEEGIIWHRNRLPTVTVRADIYGKEQPATLVQQIQPTLADVRAQLPDGYLLEVGGTVEDSARGQNSVKAGVPLFIVVVLTLLMLQLRSFSRSAMVFLTAPLGLIGVTLFLLVFRQPFGFVAMLGTIALSGMIMRNSVILVDQIEQDIKAGLAPWQAIIEATVRRFRPIVLTALAAVLAMIPLSRSVFFGPMAVAIMGGLIVATALTLLFLPALYAAWFKVRKDVA from the coding sequence ATGGGTTTCAATCTTTCCGAATGGGCGTTGCGTAATCGCCAGATCGTACTGTTCCTGATGATCCTGCTGGCAGTGGTCGGCACGTTGTCCTACACCAAGCTGGGGCAAAGCGAAGATCCGCCGTTCACCTTCAAGGCCATGGTGATCAAGACCAATTGGCCAGGGGCCACGGCCGAGGAAGTGTCGCGTCAGGTCACCGAACGCATTGAGAAGAAACTCATGGAGACCGGCGAGTACGAACGCATTGTCTCGTTCTCGCGGCCCGGTGAGTCCCAGGTCACCTTCATGGCCCGCGACTCCATGCATTCGGCGAAGATTCCCGAGCTGTGGTACCAGGTGCGCAAGAAAATCAGCGACATCCGCCAAACGCTGCCGCCGGATATCCAGGGGCCGTTTTTCAACGATGAATTCGGCACCACCTTCGGCAACATCTACGCCCTGACCGGTGATGGGTTTGACTACGCCGTGCTCAAGGACTACGCCGACCGCATCCAGATTCAACTGCAACGTGTACCGGACGTGGGCAAGGTCGAGCTGCTGGGCCTGCAGGACGAGAAGATCTGGATCGAGCTGTCCAACCTCAAGCTCGCCACCCTCGGCTTGCCGTTGGCGGCGGTGCAGCAGGCCTTGCAGGAGCAGAACGCGGTGTCCACGGCCGGCTTCTTTGAAACCCCGAGCGAACGCGTGCAGCTGCGCGTGTCGGGTAATTTCAAGACAGTGGAGGAGATCCGTAACTTCCCGATTCGTGTCGGCGACCGCACCTTCCGTATCGGCGATGTGGCCGACATCCACCGTGGCTTCAACGACCCACCGGCACCGCGCATGCGTTACATGGGCGCTGACGCTATCGGCCTGGCGGTGGCCATGCGTGAAGGGGGCGACATCCTCGTGCTCGGCAAGGCTCTTGAAGGCGAATTCGCACGCTTGCAGAAGAACCTTCCGGCCGGCATGGAGCTGCGCAAGGTGTCGGACCAACCGGCAGCGGTGAAAACCGGCGTCGGTGAATTCGTGCAAGTGCTGGCGGAAGCGCTGGCGATTGTGTTGCTGGTGAGCTTCTTCTCCCTGGGTGTGCGCACCGGCATGGTCGTGGCCCTGGCGATTCCGCTGGTATTGGCGATGACCTTCGCCACCATGTATTACCTGGGCATCGGCCTGCACAAGATCTCCCTCGGCGCGTTGGTATTGGCGCTGGGCTTGCTGGTGGACGATGCAATCATTGCCGTGGAAATGATGGCGATCAAAATGGAGCAGGGCTACGACCGGCTTAAAGCCGCGAGCTTCGCCTGGACCAGCACCGCCTTTCCGATGCTCACCGGTACGCTGATCACCGCCGCCGGCTTCCTGCCGATTGCCACCGCGCAATCGAGCACCGGCGAATACACCCGGTCGATCTTCCAGGTGGTGACCATCGCGCTGCTCGCTTCATGGGTTGCTGCGGTGGTGTTTGTGCCGTATCTGGGAGAAAAACTCCTACCCGATCTTGCGAAGATTCATGCCGCCAAACACGGCACGGATGGCCCCGATCCCTACGGCACGCCGTTCTACCAGCGCGTCAGACGTTTGGTGGAGTGGTGCGTGCGTCGCCGCAAAACCGTGATCGTGCTGACCTTGCTGCTGTTTATCGGCTCGGTGGCGTTGTTCCGCTTTGTGCCGCAACAGTTCTTCCCGGCCTCCGGCCGCCTGGAGTTGATGGTCGACCTGAAGCTGGCCGAAGGCGCGTCCCTGAGCAACACCGCCGACCAGGTCAAACGCTTGGAAGGCTTGCTCAAAGGCCACGCGGGCATCGACAACTATGTGGCTTACGTCGGCACCGGTTCGCCACGGTTCTACCTGCCTCTGGACCAGCAACTGCCGGCCGCCAGCTTTGCGCAGTTTGTGGTGCTGGCCAAGACCATCGAGGAGCGCGAAAGCCTGCGCACCTGGCTGATCGAAACCCTCAATGAACAGTTTCCCGACCTGCGTTCGCGCGTGACCCGCCTGGAAAACGGCCCGCCCGTGGGTTACCCGGTGCAGTTTCGCGTGACCGGTGAGCACATCGAAGAAGTCCGCGCCCTGGCGCGTAAAGTGGCGGCCAAGGTGCGCGAAAACACCCACGTCGCCAACGTGCACCTGGACTGGGAAGAACCGAGCAAGATCGTCTACTTGAATATTGACCAGGACCGCGCGAGGGCGCTGGGCGTGAGCACCGCCAACCTGTCCAAATTCCTCCAAAGCTCCTTGACCGGCTCCAGTGTCAGCCAGTATCGGGAGGACAACGAATTGATCGAGATCCTCTTGCGCGGCACCGTGCATGAGCGCACCGAACTGTCGCTGTTGCCCAGCCTGGCCGTGCCGACCGATAACGGTAAAAGCGTCGCCCTGTCGCAGATCGCCACCCTCGAGTACGGTTTCGAGGAAGGCATCATCTGGCACCGTAATCGCCTGCCGACCGTGACCGTGCGCGCCGATATCTATGGCAAGGAACAACCGGCGACGCTGGTCCAGCAGATCCAGCCGACGCTCGCGGATGTGCGTGCCCAGTTGCCCGATGGCTACCTGCTGGAAGTCGGCGGCACCGTGGAAGACTCCGCCCGCGGGCAAAACTCGGTGAAAGCCGGTGTGCCGCTGTTTATCGTGGTGGTGCTGACCTTGCTGATGCTGCAACTGCGCAGCTTCTCGCGCAGCGCCATGGTGTTTCTGACGGCGCCGCTGGGCTTGATCGGTGTGACATTGTTCCTGCTGGTGTTCCGCCAGCCCTTCGGCTTTGTGGCGATGCTCGGCACCATCGCCTTGTCGGGCATGATCATGCGTAACTCGGTGATCCTGGTGGACCAGATCGAGCAAGACATCAAAGCCGGCCTTGCGCCTTGGCAAGCCATTATCGAAGCCACCGTCCGACGCTTCCGCCCGATCGTGCTTACCGCACTCGCGGCGGTACTGGCGATGATCCCGCTGTCACGCAGCGTGTTCTTCGGGCCGATGGCGGTGGCGATCATGGGTGGATTGATTGTGGCGACGGCCTTGACGCTATTGTTTCTGCCGGCACTGTATGCTGCGTGGTTCAAAGTGAGGAAGGACGTCGCGTAA
- the plsB gene encoding glycerol-3-phosphate 1-O-acyltransferase PlsB: MTRSPFRRLVFGTLRRLLYLWVRSETINQSSLTLNLDRSRPVFYVLQSPSLSELAVVDAECTKAGLPRPVLSVSVGPLMEPAAFFYLTPDPDWLGRQDKRGAPPTLTRLVNTLTEHAEENAQIIPVSVFWGQTPASESSPWKLLFADSWAVTGRLRRLLSILILGRKTRVQFSAPINLRELIEHNKGHERTVRMAQRILRVHFRNLKTAVIGPDLSHRRNLVKGLVNMPLVRQAIAEEAEREKISPEKAKAQALRYGNEIASDYTYTAIRFLEVVLSWFWNKIYDGIKVNNIEGVQKVAQGYEVIYVPCHRSHIDYLLLSYLLFKNGLTPPHIAAGINLNMPVIGSLLRRGGAFFMRRTFKGNPLYTSVFNEYLHTLFTKGFPVEYFVEGGRSRTGRMLQPKTGMLAITLRSFLRSSRMPIVFVPVYIGYERVLEGRTYLGELRGASKKKESIFDIFKVVGALKQRFGQVAVNFGEPIKLAEFLDAEQPDWRTQELGPNYKPAWLNETTNRLGDQVARHLNEAAAVNPVNLVALALLSTTRLALDEQAMARQLDLYLALLRRVPYSPHTTLPEGDGLALIKHVKDMDLLSEQSDALGKIVYLDEQNAVLMTYYRNNVLHIFALPALLASFFQSSSRMSREQILRYTHALYPYLQSELFIRWSQDELDTVVDQWLEAFVEQGLLRFENDVYLRTAPSSRHFVLLTLLSKSIAQTLQRFYMAISLLLNSGQNSISAEELEDLCTIMAQRLSILHGLNAPEFFDKSLFRHFIQTLLEQDVLRRDAAGKLSYHDLLGELAEGAAKRVLPAEIRLSIRQVALHRVDGIADAPVDSEETR, from the coding sequence ATGACCCGCTCCCCGTTCCGCCGTCTGGTATTTGGCACCTTGCGCCGACTGTTGTACCTCTGGGTTCGCTCGGAGACGATCAACCAGTCGTCCCTAACCCTGAACCTGGACCGCAGCCGGCCGGTGTTTTACGTCCTGCAATCGCCCTCCCTCAGCGAGTTGGCCGTGGTCGATGCCGAATGCACCAAGGCCGGCTTGCCGCGCCCGGTGTTGTCGGTATCGGTGGGCCCGTTGATGGAGCCGGCGGCGTTCTTCTACCTCACGCCCGATCCGGACTGGCTGGGCCGCCAGGACAAGCGCGGCGCGCCGCCGACCCTGACCCGCCTGGTCAACACCCTGACCGAGCACGCCGAAGAGAATGCACAAATCATTCCGGTCAGCGTGTTCTGGGGACAGACGCCGGCAAGCGAGTCCAGCCCGTGGAAACTGTTATTCGCCGACAGCTGGGCGGTCACCGGCCGTCTGCGCCGCTTGTTGAGCATCCTGATCCTGGGTCGCAAGACCCGTGTGCAATTCTCGGCGCCTATCAACCTGCGTGAATTGATCGAGCACAATAAAGGTCACGAACGCACCGTGCGCATGGCCCAACGCATCCTGCGTGTGCACTTTCGTAACCTGAAGACTGCCGTGATCGGCCCCGACCTGTCCCACCGCCGCAACCTGGTGAAGGGGTTGGTCAACATGCCGCTGGTGCGCCAGGCCATTGCCGAGGAAGCCGAGCGCGAAAAAATCTCCCCGGAAAAAGCCAAGGCCCAGGCCCTGCGCTACGGCAACGAGATCGCCTCGGACTACACCTACACCGCGATCCGCTTCCTGGAGGTGGTGCTGAGCTGGTTCTGGAACAAGATCTACGACGGCATCAAGGTCAATAACATCGAGGGCGTGCAAAAGGTTGCCCAGGGCTACGAGGTCATCTACGTGCCCTGCCACCGCAGCCACATCGACTACCTGTTGCTCTCTTACCTGCTGTTCAAGAATGGCCTGACCCCGCCGCACATCGCTGCCGGTATCAACCTGAACATGCCGGTGATCGGTAGCCTGCTGCGCCGTGGCGGTGCGTTTTTCATGCGCCGCACCTTCAAGGGCAACCCGCTGTACACCTCAGTGTTCAACGAATACCTGCACACCCTGTTCACCAAAGGTTTCCCGGTGGAGTACTTCGTCGAAGGCGGACGCTCACGTACCGGGCGCATGCTGCAACCGAAAACCGGGATGCTGGCGATTACCCTGCGCAGCTTCCTGCGCTCCTCGCGCATGCCGATCGTGTTTGTACCGGTGTATATCGGCTATGAGCGCGTGCTCGAAGGCCGCACCTACCTCGGTGAGTTGCGCGGGGCGAGCAAGAAGAAAGAGTCGATCTTCGATATTTTCAAAGTGGTCGGCGCGCTCAAGCAGCGGTTCGGCCAAGTCGCGGTCAATTTTGGTGAGCCGATCAAGCTGGCGGAGTTCCTTGACGCTGAGCAGCCCGACTGGCGCACCCAGGAGCTGGGACCGAATTACAAGCCGGCCTGGCTCAATGAAACCACCAACCGCCTCGGCGACCAGGTGGCGCGCCACTTGAACGAGGCCGCGGCGGTCAACCCGGTGAACCTCGTGGCCCTGGCATTGCTGTCGACCACACGCCTGGCCTTGGACGAACAGGCCATGGCCCGCCAGTTGGACCTGTACCTGGCGCTGCTGCGTCGCGTGCCGTATTCGCCGCACACCACACTGCCCGAGGGCGACGGCCTGGCGCTGATCAAGCACGTCAAGGACATGGATTTGCTGTCGGAACAGAGCGACGCCCTGGGTAAGATTGTGTACCTGGACGAGCAGAACGCCGTCCTGATGACCTACTACCGCAACAACGTACTGCACATCTTCGCCCTGCCGGCGTTGCTGGCGAGTTTCTTTCAGAGCAGCTCGCGCATGAGCCGCGAACAGATCCTGCGCTACACCCACGCGCTTTACCCGTACCTGCAATCGGAGCTGTTTATCCGCTGGTCGCAGGATGAGTTGGACACGGTGGTCGACCAATGGCTCGAGGCCTTTGTCGAACAAGGCCTGCTGCGCTTCGAGAACGACGTGTACCTGCGCACGGCGCCGAGTTCGCGGCACTTTGTGCTGCTGACGCTGCTGTCCAAGAGCATCGCCCAGACCCTGCAGCGCTTCTATATGGCGATCTCGCTGCTGCTCAACAGCGGCCAGAACAGCATCAGCGCCGAAGAGTTGGAAGACCTGTGCACGATCATGGCCCAGCGCCTGTCGATCCTGCATGGGCTCAATGCGCCGGAGTTCTTCGATAAGAGCCTTTTCCGACATTTTATTCAGACGTTGCTGGAGCAGGATGTGCTGCGCCGCGACGCAGCCGGCAAGTTGAGCTACCACGATCTGCTCGGCGAACTGGCCGAAGGCGCCGCCAAACGCGTATTGCCGGCAGAGATTCGCCTGTCGATACGCCAAGTGGCCCTGCACCGTGTCGACGGCATAGCCGACGCGCCAGTGGACTCGGAAGAAACCCGCTAG